GTTGAAAAACGCGTGGATGTGGAAGAGGTGGGAGTTAATTACGAATTTTACTAGGCAATTAATTTTTGGCATGTTAAAGGAACATTAATGCACCGTTTAAATGCGATAAATTATTCCGTGGCAATAGTTCCATGAGATAATTAAAAGCAATGTAAATATGTGAGACCTACCATTAAGTGAATAGGATTCAAATATATCACTTCAAACTTCAGAGACCCACCGCATATTTTCTCCTCGAATACGTACGTGTTTGAGCAAATCATGACCGTTCGATTAGCAACACCTGATTGGCCGATGGACTAGAATTTTTTTGATGATAAAATAGAATGGAGGCAAACAAACAAGATAAAGAAGTAGATCACACCCGGGAGTTACCCAAGTGGTTCGGCAGATGCCCAAATTTTGAGAGTACTTTTCAAAGTATGAGGTTCGATTTCTCACAGGATGAGTACCCTAAAATAAGTGGGAGGCCGTGACATACTGGTGTggccgggctagctcttcggagATTTGGCTTGTGTAGTTAGATCCATTTAGTGACCTACTTGTAGGATTGTTCatctgtataaaaaaaaaatagtaaagaaTAAGTAGATAAGAAGTAGAGAATAAAACTTAGTTATGATAGGGATAGAAACTaatttaaaacttaaaaagagTTTTCACACCATAAGGTTTCTTACTAATAGATAATATTATAAccaaccaaaacccaaaaaacccaaataatTATTTTAGGAAAATATATAGATGCAAATCTTGATACTCAATTACCGCCAGTGATTTTTAGGCAAGCAAAGAACTATTCAACAAGGTCAAATTGATTAATTGGGCTATAAATAAAGAGCAGGcaaaatcttttccttttcccatcTTTTTCCCAATAGAAAGAAAATCTTGGGTCGTAGACGTATGCTTgtggaagaaagagagaatataAGAGGCAAAGGGTGGAAGAACGTGACAGTCAATTTCCACATAGCAGTTAACAAGAAGAATGACTCTTCCTTACCCTTGAGCTTCCTTTGCTCTTCTcctctttccctttttttttttctttcttgattccATAACTAATCTGTTtttatacacatacatatacatatactgCAGTTACATAGGGCTAAACACACAGTTTCATCTCATTAGGGCTAATTGACTAGCTGATTTTTCGAGCTGTGTTCAGTTTCTTTTGAGCTAAGGAACCCCCCTCTTCTTCATTCCATCGATACAGACGACTGATCAAGATCATCTCGATTTAGAAGATATAGAGCTGGGTTTTGTTTCTTCTCCAATGGATAGAGATAAGAAAACTCCGGTACCCAGGTCATCGGGGGAGGGAAAGCTGTGGATAAAGCTGAAGGTAAATCCGGTCAAGTTCGAGCAAGATGGGGCCCAAGCCAATGCTGAGGATCATCGGATTGGGCCCCAGAGAAACGACGAGCCTCGGGTATGCAACGTGTGCAACAAAGGGTTCGGCTCCGGTAAAGCATTGGGGGGTCACATGAGAGTTCACGTCCAAGCCGACAAAGAGCTCAAAACCAATTCTAGCAGTACTAATAATGGCCGCTCGAGCGGTGTTGGTGGTGGTAAAACCATTTGCTCCATTTGTGGGAAAGATTTCCCGTCGATGAAATCGTTGTTCGGGCACATGAGGTGCCACCCGGAGAGGGAATGGAGGGGAATTCAGCCGCCTCCACAGGCGAAAAACAGCCCGATATCGTCCTCGGTTTCCGATCCCGAGTCTGAACAATTCCAACATATGGCTGATGAAGACTCGGTGACTGATTTGACCGAGTCGTTACCGAGTTGGTGTGTGAAGGCCAAGCGAGGCCGAAAAGGGCTTGTAACGGAGGAGGAGAATTTATTTGATGCTGTGGAAGATTTGATGAGGCTAGCTCGTGGTGATTCATTGGAGTCCGGATTGACACATAAGAACAGGGTTGATGGGTATGATTTTAAGGCTGAAAAAAGCAATTCTTTGATCGAAATTGAATCGAAGAAGCGGAGGATTCAGGAGAGGGATTGTTGTCACCCTGTGAAGAAACTGAGGATGGATGAAAGAGGGCCCACTCATGAGgtgaaaaaaatggagaaattagGCAAAGGAAAAGCTCCTGTGCTGGAAAAAGAATACATGGAAAAATCAGTTGACGAATCGGATGGGGGAAAATCAGGTGGCAGTGATAGTACTATTCCTTGTGAAGAGCAGCTGATTGTGAGTTACAAATACTGTGAGAGCACTAATActaagaagaagaggaagaagctgaagttGAGGGATGTGGAATCTGTGAGAGAGAGCAATCTGATTCCGGTTGATGATCAGGTTAATCGGACGGTGGAGatagtggcggcggcggcgccACCAGATAAGTACAAATGCAGCACATGTAGCAAGTGTTTCCCAACGCACCAAGCATTGGGTGGGCATAGGTCAAGCCACAACAAAGTCAGGATTATTAGTCAAAACATGGATGAGTCTTCAATTGCAGCTGGTGAGGGTACTGGTGAGTTGGAAGCAAACCCAATGATCCGAGCCGAGGCGAAAAAGGAAGACGAAGGTGCCGGCAGCTCGAAGCCGGTACTGGTGGGAGAGAGCAATCACCAATGCAAGATTTGTAACAAGATTTTTTCTACAGGTCAGGCTCTAGGGGGTCACAAGAGGTGCCACTGGACCGGATCAGCTGATCAGGCTGGTGTGCCGAACCAAGCCGGTTCGCCTGGAGAGGCGAGCCAGACGGGTCATAGAAAAATTCTGGAGATTGATCTGAATGAGCTCCCTGCTATGGAGGATGAAGAAGATGGGTATGACTATTATGCATCTAATTCTTCTCATGCTTCAGTTGGTTAGTGATCAAGTCAGCTGAGTTTCAAGTCATTTTGCAGCTTCTATTGCTAGGAGTTGAACTTTTGTTATTAGTGAGAGGTGAGTACCTCAAATTTTTGCTTGTTGGTATCTCAGCTGATTAAGTTATGTTCTGCTCACTGATGACAGTGGTGGAAACTAGGACTACTGTTTGGATTACAAGTGACTttaaatttctttgttttttctattgTTTTCATCGCCTTTGTGAATTAATCGCTTCGTATATTCTTAATCCAAACACAGTCTTGACGAATCAACTCGGTTCGTTCCTTTTTTCACTAATTATAGGGTCATTAGGGTCTTGTTACTTTTGTGTTTATTTGTCTTCATGGAAAGCATATGATAGTCCAACAAGAGTTTGCTGTgaagaaaatatccaaaaaggaTTTTGATTGTTTCTTGGGTAGGATTTGATGATGTAAAGAAGATGCATATACAATTTGGCCTTTTGggattttatttgaatttcttcGTTCAATTTACTTCTCACTCAGCTATctattttgctgtttttttttatctggttTCTTTCTTGCTGTTTGTGGCATGCATTTCAGCTTGAATGTGGATTTTTGGATGTCAGATAGATTGCTGACTATTGAAAAGCTCTGCGCTTTGGTAGTCTATGCCTGTACATTTAGTTTGGTTGGTGATCCATATTTTTAAGTTGTGAGAGTAATTAGACAAGGATCGAAAAGCCTCTGCAGTCCCATCTCGAGCGTTCATCTTAGCAATTAAAGGTCTGAATCTTAAAAAGACTCTTTCCAACAAAAGCTTTTCAACAAATCTAACCATGAAAAATACTATTGAACGATTGAGATTATACATAAACCGTATCTGTGGTCCAAACACAGACCGAAGAAAACAGCACCAAAACTGGGAGTGGAGGTCAAGAAAGATATTGCCAACAAGTGGGTAATATAAgaaggagaaagagaatgggtcaaAAGTCAAGAAGCCTTCCATCAGCAAGACCTCACCCCTCTTAACTTTCTTTGCAAGTATCATCTCTTGTCTTGATTCTATTTTTCTCCCATACTTTATTACTCAAAAGGCTAAAAGCCAAACATGAAGCTCCCTCCAAAGCTACTTGTCCTTGTGAAGACTTAGAACTAGTGCATATTCCACAGAGGCCAAAATGTGGGGTCAATTGAAAAGGTTTGGTGGGTAGACCAAAAGATGGTAGGAATTTAGATCTTATCCCGTGATTTAGGCGTTGTTCTCCTtagttttttttagaattttttatttatttaaaaatatttacatttattgattttgtgtcaaatttttatccaaatattttacttttaaaagtaaaaaaaatggcttttttgaattttatcttagatattttaaaaaatatttggataaatgtaaatttttttattttttcgatttctctctttgagatgaatcaataaactaaaaaaatttagcataaaaCTAACAAGGGTAAACtacagttaaccccctctaactaagcttcacgtgcactttgccccctctaactttttgttttgacactcaaccccctctaactaactgaaattcaaacggtcataatttcaaacggtcataactttttcgTCTGAAAtcaaaaacatgcaaattgtatatcgattttgaggtcttgaagtcagctttctaatgacgccaaaatcatatcacgattcaaagcacacagaaagttatgatcaaaacggtctttctgtttaccagcccttactcttatgatcataactttctgtgtgctttgaatcgtgatgtgattttggtgtcattagaaagctgacttcaagacctcgaaattgatatataatttgcatgttttcgatttcggacgaagaagttattaccgtttgaagttatgaccgtttgaatttcagttagttagagggggttgagtgccaaaaaaagaagttagagggggcaaagtgcacgcgaggcttagttagagggggttaacgaTAGTTTACtcaactaacaaatgtgaaaaataaataaataaggccAACAAGAAAGAAgcccaaaaaattaagaagaacaAGGCCTTactgtttaatttgttttgggtttttgtggGTAGATTTTAAGTGGGTAGACGTTGTATAGCTCATCCAGCACATCAATCATGTTTCTGTAAAATTTCGTTAGACATTTGTCCTAAAACTTAAACATATTGGAGTAGATCTGAACTCATTTTATCTCGAGACAAATGTGTGTCGAAATCAAATCGATGGTTTTCCGATTGATATAAATTTTGTTGTGTTAAAAAatttcgacgagctctacaaaatagaAGTCTCCGATCTTCGTAAAGGACCTGAAAAGGACCCACAAATGCTCATAACAAGACGGTTTGAATGCTCATAACAAGAAGATTAGTAGGTAAGAGAGTTCGTTGTACGAACATAGAATATAATACACAGTAATTTGGAAAAAGCAAAAGGTAAAAGCATCAAAATAGGATTTTAATACCACTATTAGCTTATTCAAGCTGATTTCCTTCATAGGACCGGGCTTCCACGTAGCCTAAACCCGGCTTGAATGCCGTTATATCTTGACCATTCATTTCGGTGATCAATAGTTCagatttgttaaaaaaatcttACCACTCAGAGACTTTAAACAAATATGagccataaaaataatactccctccgtcccaatttacttgtctcagttctattctaaccggataaaaaaactagttatatctttaaattggtaatgaattttatatccaatatggatcttgtttgatagatctcgatttgttctataatacaatgtttttaaaatcacctaaaacattataaattacattttgggtttttgtgggTAGATTTTAAGTGGGTAGAGGTTGTATAGCTCATCCAGCACATCAATCATGTTTCTGTAAAATTTCGTTAGACATTTGTCCTAAAACTTAAACATATTGAAGTAGATCTGAACTCATTTTATCTCGAGACAAATGTGTGTCGAAATCAAATCGATGATTTTCCGATTGATATAAATTTTGTTGTGTTAAAAATttttgacgagctctacaaaatagaAGTCTCCCATTTTCGTAAAGGACCTGAGAAGGACCTACAAATGCTCATAACAAGACGGTTTGAATGCTCATAACAAGAAGATTAGTAGGTAAGAGAGTTCGTTGTACGAACATAGAATATAATACACAGTAATTTGGAAAAAGCAAAAGGTAAAAGCATCAAAATAGGATTTTAATACCACTATTAGCTTATTCAAGCTGATTTCCTTCATAGGACCGGGCTTCCATGTAGCCTAAACCCGGCTTGAATGCCGTTATATCTTGACCATTCATTTCGGTGATCAATAGTTtagatttgttaaaaaaatcttACCACTCGAGACTTTAAACAAATATGagccataaaaataatactttcGAACGATCGTCATGCTCGCAGTACTATCTTCTGCAGTTCAAATTGAGACtgcagaaaaagagaaaatttcaaaatggcacatGAACTTTCACTCCAATGTCACTGAAACACCTGAAACttcactttatttcaattaaacacctggactttcaaaatctccaaattgaAGCACCTGTCGTTAGCCTCCATCCACTTCCTTTCCAAATTGGCTGATGTTGCTCATTTCTGGCGTTAAAGGGCTCCACTAGATATGTTAGAAAGTGAACTCAATGCATACAATCACAACCCAAAAGTGAAGTAGGGTTGGCATGGGTTGTGATTGTGTGCGTTGAGTTCACTTTCTAACATATCTAGTAGGGCCCTTTAACGCCAGAAATGAGCCATATCAGCCGATTTGTGAGGAAAATGGATGGAGGCTAACGGCAGGTGCCTCAATTTGGGAACTTTGAAAGTCccggtgtttaattgaaataaagtgaaGTTCAAGTGTTTCGGTGACATTAGAGTaaaagttcaggtgccattttaaaattttttcaacaaaagaaaaccaaattcTTCTCCATTAACAACAAAGAGTGGAAGTTCCAAGCGCTTGTTATTATATGGACGGAAAGAATTACAAGTTAAAGCAACCATTGGTCTCTGGTCTAGAAGTAATTGAACGCGCCTCCACTGTTAACTTAAAGTCTTCTTAAAGTAATCTTTTGTTGGATCAAAATGAGAATGTATTGGTTTTGTCTTGAGGTTTCCTGGGCCGGTTCAAACGTAGTCCCTCTGTTCAGGTCTTTACTCGTGAGTCATGACCGAGTCAAAAAGGAAAAACGCTCTGAAGCCGTCACGGCCTCCAGCCCAAACCGGAGACCCTATGTTGCAGACCATGCACTACAGAGTCCCTCAGTCTCCTCCGGAAGGCTTCAAGCCTAATATTTCATGTTTTGTGCTTCCTCCGTTACAATTTGAGGGtccatcttttattttttggacgTTCTAAAATGAGTATCTCATTTGAAAAGTTAACACCCAAAAAGCTATAACTTTTCcatttttccctttcttatcCAAACTTAAATATTCATTAAATAATGATgtgaaatgacaattttaaaaaggCATAATTGGCGCCAATAGTATAGAAACGAATTTGACTTTCTCCTTGGGAAATGTGACTAGCCGAAATTGCAGAGGCAATTTAAAACATATTAAAGAATTGGAAACCACTTAAGGGCAAAATTGGAAACTAGAAAACTTGTCAATGCGATAACGATGTTTTCTAAAATAGTTGGATTGCCAAAAGGGAATCACAAAttggaacggaaggagtataacATAAGGTGAAcgcataaaaaaattacatttcgACAATAGGtgaagagaaattttttaatatgGTCCTTGTAAATTCGTATGCGCACACGTATATATCCAAACTTCTCGAGGTGGGGAAGTCAGCCTCATGTCATAGGCTGAAGAGGCTAGTAGACCCATAAGAGGACGGGCGCCTCAAATAGGCTATCAGACCCCATAAGACGACGGGTGCCACAAAGAGGCTAGCAGACCTTAGAAGATGACGGGCGCCACAACGTGTACGGGCTCACACATGGGTTTAATGATTTTTTGAACATGAGAGTACTATGCATGAGAAAAAAACACATCTAAGCAATGACTAGAGAGGTTCCCATGGCCCTATAGTTGTATAAACACACCCAAATTAACTTCTCGATATGAGAAGCCTTACTCTTGAGttgttggaaagaaaaaaaggcagagagagagagagagagagagagacatactATAATACACAGTGGTGATGTGAAAAAAGAAAGCTCAACTGTTTTCTTGACGAATTGTTGTGACCAAATGAAAGCAACACTTTTACGACATAAAATGATCATTATTGACTTTACATACAATATTTCTACTTTTCTCGCGCCATTTGCTTTACTTCCAAACAGTGCTATTCCCcacttcattaatttttttttcccaacgaTAATAGATGTTCGGGCCAGCTCACGAGCACCtcaactatttctctttccgATTCTGTCAAAAGTAGGCCCACTCTGCTTTTATTTTCCTGCACTCTGAAATCTCAATAGACGATTGTGATTTAACATCACCAGACATGCCATTATATATCGTACCTTATATTTATACTATGCACAAGGTCGTTTATGGTTAATGAAAGGCATGAATGCCATTATTTTTGTTGCTAGGTTGCATTAATGTATTTACCAAACAAACTAAATGTTGTATCGACTCGAATTTGCAGCTCCTGGCCATGTCCGATAAAAGGAATGTTCATTGCTCGATAGAAATCTCAGGGTCtagaaatattttataaaatgtaTTTGCAAAATGTAACTGTGAAGATTTTATCTATTCCAATCCGATCTACATCTTATTTCATtctaaaataaattaagaagtTGTTATCCTATGAATCGAGATTCTCTCATGTGATGATCCCTCATGTGTTCCTCATGTGATGCAAAACAGGCTCAGTGTGTTTGAGATCCATCCAAAATAGCAAGTGGATCGGAGATTGGTAAAAACTTGGTTGAAGTGTTGAATATAATTAACCATATATGTTTGGAGAGAAATAAATGGTTGATTGTCGCTATCTCTCTTGTAACAAGTATGATTCAGTTGGATACCGAAGtccaataaacttgattttttgcatggacaaGACCTGCAAAATGAACTATATATTCTGATCGTCAAATTGCCCTTTAATCGTTCCCATTTTGCATCATATAAAGGAACCACATAAGTGTTAGTTACATGAAAGGATTTTGATTCATTTTATACAAGACACATAAATTTGCAATATTTTTATTCACAATTCGAATGACGTTTAGAAAAATGGATGCAAAATGACGGCATGATTTTATGTTAGCGCCcaaatttgtaaaataaatattcaaTTCGTACCGACTAGAATCTTGACCTTAATTTACCAAGCAAATATGTTTACAATTATGATATTACCACCCGCGGTGAATGCAAGATTTGTATTTACTAGGGAGCCGAACCACTTGTTATATAGGGTtgacaaaaattatatttcataTTTCTTG
The sequence above is drawn from the Rhododendron vialii isolate Sample 1 chromosome 6a, ASM3025357v1 genome and encodes:
- the LOC131329703 gene encoding zinc finger protein ZAT4-like, whose protein sequence is MDRDKKTPVPRSSGEGKLWIKLKVNPVKFEQDGAQANAEDHRIGPQRNDEPRVCNVCNKGFGSGKALGGHMRVHVQADKELKTNSSSTNNGRSSGVGGGKTICSICGKDFPSMKSLFGHMRCHPEREWRGIQPPPQAKNSPISSSVSDPESEQFQHMADEDSVTDLTESLPSWCVKAKRGRKGLVTEEENLFDAVEDLMRLARGDSLESGLTHKNRVDGYDFKAEKSNSLIEIESKKRRIQERDCCHPVKKLRMDERGPTHEVKKMEKLGKGKAPVLEKEYMEKSVDESDGGKSGGSDSTIPCEEQLIVSYKYCESTNTKKKRKKLKLRDVESVRESNLIPVDDQVNRTVEIVAAAAPPDKYKCSTCSKCFPTHQALGGHRSSHNKVRIISQNMDESSIAAGEGTGELEANPMIRAEAKKEDEGAGSSKPVLVGESNHQCKICNKIFSTGQALGGHKRCHWTGSADQAGVPNQAGSPGEASQTGHRKILEIDLNELPAMEDEEDGYDYYASNSSHASVG